In Silurus meridionalis isolate SWU-2019-XX chromosome 29, ASM1480568v1, whole genome shotgun sequence, one DNA window encodes the following:
- the si:ch211-288g17.3 gene encoding origin recognition complex subunit 4 yields MEVEEKDASNTTMANGSASSGKRGRGRPRGSVKKKIISMKETSHHARTSKRVDFFSPEMVIRPKAKKRGRPKKIRIPGRPRKIPLSPEEEAERILRLSKKRKLSKPLGRPRIHPLGHMAKEKRGRGRPRKYGPMASQNGRVDRNLKTLKISEVGGDTPRGRGRPRGSFKKKRGRPSGPSPAKRPIPGTPGRRGRPPGSGTKLHVKQVENGTPRKRGRPPGSRNKLKVISVESNGTPRKRGRPPGSGTK; encoded by the coding sequence ATGGAGGTCGAAGAGAAGGATGCCTCCAACACCACAATGGCCAATGGAAGCGCCAGTTCAGGCAAACGTGGCAGGGGCAGACCTCGAGGgtcagtaaagaaaaaaattatctcCATGAAAGAGACATCTCACCACGCTAGAACGTCCAAAcgggtggattttttttcaccCGAGATGGTGATCAGGCCGAAAGCCAAGAAACGCGGCCGTCCAAAAAAGATCAGAATCCCAGGAAGACCGAGAAAGATTCCCCTTAGTCCAGAGGAAGAAGCAGAGAGAATTTTAAGGTTGAGCAAGAAACGGAAACTCTCGAAGCCCCTCGGGAGACCACGCATCCATCCTCTCGGACACATGGCGAAGGAGAAACGGGGAAGAGGTAGGCCGCGCAAATACGGACCCATGGCTTCTCAAAATGGCCGAGTTGACAGGAATCTGAAAACTCTAAAGATCTCGGAAGTAGGTGGCGACACTCCTCGAGGGAGGGGAAGGCCAAGAGGTTCTTTTAAGAAGAAGCGGGGGCGACCATCAGGTCCATCTCCAGCAAAAAGACCAATACCAGGtactccaggaaggagggggcGACCTCCAGGCTCCGGAACCAAGCTACATGTCAAGCAGGTTGAAAACGGAACACCTCGAAAAAGGGGCAGACCGCCAGGCTCTAGAAATAAGCTAAAGGTTATTTCAGTTGAATCGAACGGAACTCCTAGAAAAAGAGGCCGTCCTCCAGGGTCTGGTACAAAGTAA